The Xenopus tropicalis strain Nigerian chromosome 7, UCB_Xtro_10.0, whole genome shotgun sequence genome includes a region encoding these proteins:
- the hes5.3 gene encoding transcription factor HES-5, translating into MAVNSATCLISREYPADKLTTKQKNKIRKPMVEKMRRDRINSSINQLQNLLEKEFQLLQPDSKPEKADILELAVKFLKQQICSQSKNNRKDYQDFSQGYSNCLHETFAFLSFHRTEEEMQLKLMNHFQCLDSQPRGISVSSSHQKGPGPVASTKILWRPW; encoded by the exons ATGGCTGTCAACAGTGCAACCTGCCTCATCTCCAGAGAGTATCCTGCAGATAAACTCACTACCAAACAGAAAAACAAG ATAAGGAAACCAATGGTGGAGAAAATGCGCAGAGACCGCATCAACAGCAGCATTAACCAGCTCCAGAATCTCTTGGAGAAGGAATTCCAGCTCCTCCAGCCTGATTCCAAGCCAGAGAAAGCCGATATCCTGGAATTAGCTGTAAAGTTCCTCAAGCAACAGATCTGCAGCCAATCAAAAA ataatagAAAAGACTATCAAGATTTCAGTCAAGGCTATTCTAACTGCCTCCATGAGACATTTGCCTTCCTCTCTTTTCACCGTACAGAGGAGGAGATGCAACTTAAACTGATGAATCATTTTCAGTGCTTGGACTCACAGCCCAGAGGCATTTCAGTCTCTTCTTCCCATCAAAAGGGGCCTGGGCCAGTGGCCAGCACAAAGATACTTTGGAGGCCGTGGTAG